A window from Engraulis encrasicolus isolate BLACKSEA-1 chromosome 11, IST_EnEncr_1.0, whole genome shotgun sequence encodes these proteins:
- the hnrnpdl gene encoding heterogeneous nuclear ribonucleoprotein D-like isoform X3 translates to METDAAVDFMGDEIPEGSKINASKNLEDDGKMFIGGLSWDTSKKDLKDYLSKFGEVLDCTIKTDAVTGRSRGFGFVLFKDAESVDRVLELKEHKLDGKLIDPKRAKAMKGKEPPKKVFVGGLSPETTEEQIREYFGTYGELENIELPVDTKTNERRGFCFVTFVEEEPVTKLLENRYHDVGPGKQCEIKVAQPKDVYRKQQSRAVGVAGAGGGFQGRGRGGGGGFRGRGRGGQSYGNQGYGGYYDQSYGSYGDGYSQGYNGYTGYDYSGYNYGQGYGYGGQSYDSTYYSGQQSSYGKASRESGNHQNNYQPY, encoded by the exons GAAAATGTTTATTGGTGGGCTCAGCTGGGACACCAGCAAGAAAGATCTCAAAGATTACCTCTCAAAGTTCGGGGAAGTACTGGACTGCACCATCAAAACAGACGCCGTGACGGGCAGATCTAGGGGCTTCGGCTTCGTGCTCTTTAAAGATGCAGAGAGCGTTGATCGG GTGCTGGAGTTGAAGGAGCATAAGTTGGATGGGAAGCTGATCGATCCGAAGAGGGCGAAGGCCATGAAGGGGAAGGAGCCTCCTAAGAAGGTCTTTGTTGGAGGCCTGAGCCCCGAGACCACAGAGGAACAGATCAGGGAATACTTTGGCACCTACGGAGAG CTTGAGAATATCGAGCTTCCGGTGGACACCAAGacgaatgagaggagaggattctGCTTCGTGACGTTCGTAGAGGAGGAGCCAGTCACCAAACTGCTGGAAAACAGATACCACGACGTCGGCCCGggaaag CAGTGTGAGATCAAGGTGGCGCAGCCTAAGGATGTGTACAGGAAGCAGCAGAGTCGCGCAGTGGGCGTAGCCGGAGCAGGGGGTGGTTTCCAGGGGCGTGgtcgaggaggaggcggaggattCCGAGGCCGCGGGAGGGGAG GTCAGAGCTATGGTAACCAGGGTTATGGTGGCTACTACGACCAGAGCTACGGTAGCTATGGCGACGGCTACAGCCAGGGCTACAATGGCTACACAGGCTACGACTACTCCGGCTACAACTACGGCCAGGGCTACGGCTACGGTGGCCAGAGCTACGACAGCACCTACTATAGTG gtcaGCAGAGTAGCTATGGCAAAGCGTCCCGGGAAAGCGGGAACCACCAGAACAACTACCAGCCCTACTGA
- the hnrnpdl gene encoding heterogeneous nuclear ribonucleoprotein D-like isoform X4, translated as METDAAVDFMGDEIPEGSKINASKNLEDDGKMFIGGLSWDTSKKDLKDYLSKFGEVLDCTIKTDAVTGRSRGFGFVLFKDAESVDRVLELKEHKLDGKLIDPKRAKAMKGKEPPKKVFVGGLSPETTEEQIREYFGTYGELENIELPVDTKTNERRGFCFVTFVEEEPVTKLLENRYHDVGPGKCEIKVAQPKDVYRKQQSRAVGVAGAGGGFQGRGRGGGGGFRGRGRGGQSYGNQGYGGYYDQSYGSYGDGYSQGYNGYTGYDYSGYNYGQGYGYGGQSYDSTYYSGQQSSYGKASRESGNHQNNYQPY; from the exons GAAAATGTTTATTGGTGGGCTCAGCTGGGACACCAGCAAGAAAGATCTCAAAGATTACCTCTCAAAGTTCGGGGAAGTACTGGACTGCACCATCAAAACAGACGCCGTGACGGGCAGATCTAGGGGCTTCGGCTTCGTGCTCTTTAAAGATGCAGAGAGCGTTGATCGG GTGCTGGAGTTGAAGGAGCATAAGTTGGATGGGAAGCTGATCGATCCGAAGAGGGCGAAGGCCATGAAGGGGAAGGAGCCTCCTAAGAAGGTCTTTGTTGGAGGCCTGAGCCCCGAGACCACAGAGGAACAGATCAGGGAATACTTTGGCACCTACGGAGAG CTTGAGAATATCGAGCTTCCGGTGGACACCAAGacgaatgagaggagaggattctGCTTCGTGACGTTCGTAGAGGAGGAGCCAGTCACCAAACTGCTGGAAAACAGATACCACGACGTCGGCCCGggaaag TGTGAGATCAAGGTGGCGCAGCCTAAGGATGTGTACAGGAAGCAGCAGAGTCGCGCAGTGGGCGTAGCCGGAGCAGGGGGTGGTTTCCAGGGGCGTGgtcgaggaggaggcggaggattCCGAGGCCGCGGGAGGGGAG GTCAGAGCTATGGTAACCAGGGTTATGGTGGCTACTACGACCAGAGCTACGGTAGCTATGGCGACGGCTACAGCCAGGGCTACAATGGCTACACAGGCTACGACTACTCCGGCTACAACTACGGCCAGGGCTACGGCTACGGTGGCCAGAGCTACGACAGCACCTACTATAGTG gtcaGCAGAGTAGCTATGGCAAAGCGTCCCGGGAAAGCGGGAACCACCAGAACAACTACCAGCCCTACTGA
- the hnrnpdl gene encoding heterogeneous nuclear ribonucleoprotein D-like isoform X2, whose protein sequence is METDAAVDFMGDEIPEGSKINASKNLEDDGKMFIGGLSWDTSKKDLKDYLSKFGEVLDCTIKTDAVTGRSRGFGFVLFKDAESVDRVLELKEHKLDGKLIDPKRAKAMKGKEPPKKVFVGGLSPETTEEQIREYFGTYGELENIELPVDTKTNERRGFCFVTFVEEEPVTKLLENRYHDVGPGKCEIKVAQPKDVYRKQQSRAVGVAGAGGGFQGRGRGGGGGFRGRGRGGQSYGNQGYGGYYDQSYGSYGDGYSQGYNGYTGYDYSGYNYGQGYGYGGQSYDSTYYSEPRASGGRDQEAMNGQQSSYGKASRESGNHQNNYQPY, encoded by the exons GAAAATGTTTATTGGTGGGCTCAGCTGGGACACCAGCAAGAAAGATCTCAAAGATTACCTCTCAAAGTTCGGGGAAGTACTGGACTGCACCATCAAAACAGACGCCGTGACGGGCAGATCTAGGGGCTTCGGCTTCGTGCTCTTTAAAGATGCAGAGAGCGTTGATCGG GTGCTGGAGTTGAAGGAGCATAAGTTGGATGGGAAGCTGATCGATCCGAAGAGGGCGAAGGCCATGAAGGGGAAGGAGCCTCCTAAGAAGGTCTTTGTTGGAGGCCTGAGCCCCGAGACCACAGAGGAACAGATCAGGGAATACTTTGGCACCTACGGAGAG CTTGAGAATATCGAGCTTCCGGTGGACACCAAGacgaatgagaggagaggattctGCTTCGTGACGTTCGTAGAGGAGGAGCCAGTCACCAAACTGCTGGAAAACAGATACCACGACGTCGGCCCGggaaag TGTGAGATCAAGGTGGCGCAGCCTAAGGATGTGTACAGGAAGCAGCAGAGTCGCGCAGTGGGCGTAGCCGGAGCAGGGGGTGGTTTCCAGGGGCGTGgtcgaggaggaggcggaggattCCGAGGCCGCGGGAGGGGAG GTCAGAGCTATGGTAACCAGGGTTATGGTGGCTACTACGACCAGAGCTACGGTAGCTATGGCGACGGCTACAGCCAGGGCTACAATGGCTACACAGGCTACGACTACTCCGGCTACAACTACGGCCAGGGCTACGGCTACGGTGGCCAGAGCTACGACAGCACCTACTATAGTG AGCCGCGAGCATCGGGAGGCAGGGATCAAGAGGCCATGAATG gtcaGCAGAGTAGCTATGGCAAAGCGTCCCGGGAAAGCGGGAACCACCAGAACAACTACCAGCCCTACTGA
- the hnrnpdl gene encoding heterogeneous nuclear ribonucleoprotein D-like isoform X1 has protein sequence METDAAVDFMGDEIPEGSKINASKNLEDDGKMFIGGLSWDTSKKDLKDYLSKFGEVLDCTIKTDAVTGRSRGFGFVLFKDAESVDRVLELKEHKLDGKLIDPKRAKAMKGKEPPKKVFVGGLSPETTEEQIREYFGTYGELENIELPVDTKTNERRGFCFVTFVEEEPVTKLLENRYHDVGPGKQCEIKVAQPKDVYRKQQSRAVGVAGAGGGFQGRGRGGGGGFRGRGRGGQSYGNQGYGGYYDQSYGSYGDGYSQGYNGYTGYDYSGYNYGQGYGYGGQSYDSTYYSEPRASGGRDQEAMNGQQSSYGKASRESGNHQNNYQPY, from the exons GAAAATGTTTATTGGTGGGCTCAGCTGGGACACCAGCAAGAAAGATCTCAAAGATTACCTCTCAAAGTTCGGGGAAGTACTGGACTGCACCATCAAAACAGACGCCGTGACGGGCAGATCTAGGGGCTTCGGCTTCGTGCTCTTTAAAGATGCAGAGAGCGTTGATCGG GTGCTGGAGTTGAAGGAGCATAAGTTGGATGGGAAGCTGATCGATCCGAAGAGGGCGAAGGCCATGAAGGGGAAGGAGCCTCCTAAGAAGGTCTTTGTTGGAGGCCTGAGCCCCGAGACCACAGAGGAACAGATCAGGGAATACTTTGGCACCTACGGAGAG CTTGAGAATATCGAGCTTCCGGTGGACACCAAGacgaatgagaggagaggattctGCTTCGTGACGTTCGTAGAGGAGGAGCCAGTCACCAAACTGCTGGAAAACAGATACCACGACGTCGGCCCGggaaag CAGTGTGAGATCAAGGTGGCGCAGCCTAAGGATGTGTACAGGAAGCAGCAGAGTCGCGCAGTGGGCGTAGCCGGAGCAGGGGGTGGTTTCCAGGGGCGTGgtcgaggaggaggcggaggattCCGAGGCCGCGGGAGGGGAG GTCAGAGCTATGGTAACCAGGGTTATGGTGGCTACTACGACCAGAGCTACGGTAGCTATGGCGACGGCTACAGCCAGGGCTACAATGGCTACACAGGCTACGACTACTCCGGCTACAACTACGGCCAGGGCTACGGCTACGGTGGCCAGAGCTACGACAGCACCTACTATAGTG AGCCGCGAGCATCGGGAGGCAGGGATCAAGAGGCCATGAATG gtcaGCAGAGTAGCTATGGCAAAGCGTCCCGGGAAAGCGGGAACCACCAGAACAACTACCAGCCCTACTGA